The Pygocentrus nattereri isolate fPygNat1 chromosome 2, fPygNat1.pri, whole genome shotgun sequence genome has a window encoding:
- the LOC108413180 gene encoding zinc finger protein 239-like yields MVSRSSSTQKPSSAAALHMKTPCVRTQKITAKKRTHHCSECGKSFTVQSNLKTHQRIHTGENLYHCSECGQSFTRQNHFQTHQRTHTGEKPYHCSECGKSFTTKSHLRTHQRIHTGEKPYHCSECGKSFSQLISLQLHQRFHTGDKPYHCSQCGKSFTAQSNFQRHQLIHTGVKPYHCPECGKRFSQQSHLQTHQRIHTGEKPYHCSVCGQSFTRLSYFETHQRIHTGEKPYHCSQCGKTFSRQSSLQTHQRIHTGEKPYHCSECGKSFSQLISLQRHQRIHTGEKPYQCSDCGKTFSRQSNLQTHQLIHTGEKPYHCSECGQSFTTQSHLQEHRHIHTQE; encoded by the coding sequence ATGGTGTCCAGAAGCTCCAGTACTCAGAAACCAtcctctgctgctgctcttcACATGAAGACGCCTTGCGTACGAACACAAAAGATTACAGCCAAAAAAAGGACTCaccactgctcagagtgtggaaagagttttactgtacaaagtaatctcaaaacacaccaacgcattcacacaggagagaatctatatcactgctcagagtgtggacaaaGTTTTACTAGACAGAATCATTtccaaacacaccagcgcactcacacaggagaaaaaccgtatcactgctcagagtgtggaaagagttttactaCAAAGAGTCATCTCCGAACacatcagcgcattcacacaggagagaaaccatatcactgctcagagtgtggaaagagttttagtcaACTGATTAGTCTCCAGCTGCACCAGCGCTTTCACACAGGAGacaaaccgtatcactgctcacagtgtggaaagagttttactgCACAAAGTAATTTCCAACGACATCAGCTTATTCACACAGGCGTGAAACCATATCACTGcccagagtgtggaaagagatTTAGTCAACAGAGCCATctccaaacacaccagcgcattcacacaggagagaaaccgtatcactgctcagtttgtggacagagttttactAGACTGAGTTATTTcgaaacacaccagcgcattcacacaggagagaaaccgtatcactgctcacaGTGTGGAAAGACTTTCAGTAGACAGAGTAGTCTTCAAACACACCAGCGTATTcatacaggagagaaaccgtatcactgctcagagtgtggaaagagttttagtcaACTGATTAGTCTCCaaagacaccagcgcattcacacaggagagaaaccgtatcagtgtTCAGACTGTGGAAAGACTTTTAGTAGACAGAGTAATCTTCAAACACACCAgctcattcacacaggagagaaaccgtatcactgctcagagtgtggacagagttttactACACAGAGTCATCTACAAGAACATCGGCACATTCACACCCAAGAGTAA